The Antennarius striatus isolate MH-2024 chromosome 8, ASM4005453v1, whole genome shotgun sequence nucleotide sequence TGTGTTGGTTGAATGTGCAAACCCTTCATAGGTATGTGTGATGACATTTTCTTGGGTTTCATTTCTACCGGTATtctccttcctgttttctcctATAATTTACTGCGTTGGCCACTCGTTGACTCCTGGTGTCACATGTGTGTCACTGTTGACAATCAGAATTCGCAAAGAAAGCCGCTTCACGATGACACTTTTTGCAGCGTGCGGACTATAAAGAGAGGGAGTGGCGCGCTGGAAACACGGAGGAGAGACACTCCACACGCAGACAGCAGCACGGCAGCACCCGGTATAACATGATTAACGCTCTAATAGGTCCGCTACTGAGCACAACTAGATGCATCACAGTGATCATTGTGTGGGGTAAGAGAGGGGATACATGGGCAGGACTCCCATCTACCACATGGATCGTATTTCTTTCGTGTTGATTAGGTTTGAGAACTTATCCACAGATTGTTGATACCGGTGCGTCTTGGACACACCCGATACTTTTCTTATGCAGGTaagatttaattttctgtatgaCTTTTTTGTTATTTCGAGACAGGAGAAAACATAGTTCTTGAGCCAGTTCTAGTAGTCAAgtaataattttgaaaatgcatAATAGACTGAAGTGTTAACAACTCTTAAAACATCTGattcttttcttcttgttgCCTTATGTTTTCAGACAGCTGGCATAAGTAATCACATATCATGAGGACATAAAAGTCAGGAAAGCTCCAGAGGAGTTCAGTTGCCTCCTTTCTCCTGCTATGAAAGTCTGTCTTTCCTGGTGATGATATTTGTTAAGCTCAGGTAAACTCAGGAAGTCTGATAGACTGCCAGACTGCTTCAATGGGGTTTGACAACAACACCAACCAGACTCTTCCAGATGTTGCCCCTTACAGCCTCAAGCTCTCCCTGCCGCTCACGGTGCTGGTGGCTATCATGATCCTGCTGACAGTTTTTGGTAATGTGCTAGTTGTCATAGCTGTGTTTACAAGTCGGGCCTTGAGGGCTCCACAGAACTTATTCCTGGTGTCTTTGGCATCAGCTGACATTTTGGTGGCTACCCTCGTAATGCCGTTCTCATTGGCTAATGAGCTCATGGGCTACTGGTATTTCGGTGAGGTGTGGTGTGAGATATATCTGGCACTTGATGTTCTTTTCTGCACCGCCTCAATTGCCCACCTCTGTGCCATCAGCTTAGATCGCTACTGGTCTATCACACAGGCCATTGAATACAACCTGAAGAGGACACCACGACGCATCAAGTGTATAATCTTTATAGTATGGGTTATTGCCGCAGTTATCTCTTTCCCCCCTCTAATCACaatgaagaaagagaacaacAAGAAGAACCCTATGTGTCAGATTAATAATGACAAGTGGTATGTCATTTCCTCCTGCATTGGCTCCTTCTTTCTCCCATGTGTCATCATGGTCCTGGTGTATGTGCGGATCTACCAGATTGCCAAAAAAAGGACACGGATGCCTCCAGGTGACAGGAGGCAAAATGACATGTCCAACAGGGTTACCATTGGCATTGCCAACCAAAAAGAGAATGGCATGGTAGGAGAGGATGCTGAGGAGGACCTCTGCCATGAGAAGGTGAATGGCGAGGGGGATGTTGAGCTGAAGGGAAGAGTTTGTGGAGCAGATGAGGAGAAAGGTGAAGTCAATGGAGTGGACCTTGAGGAGTCGTCCACCTCTGATCACAAGGTGAACCATTCTGCCTTAAAAGCATCTAAGGGGAAAATCAAAATGAGCAAAATCAAAATGGAGCCAAACAACAAGGGCAGCCGCTGGAAAGGCCGGCAGAACCGGGAGAAACGATTCACCTTTGTCCTGGCTGTGGTGATCGGAGTGTTTGTCATCTGCTGGTTTCCCTTTTTCTTTACATACATGTTAATGACACTATGTGAGTCCTGCCCAGTGCCTCACACTCTTTTcaaatttttcttttggtttggcTATTGCAACAGTGCGCTAAACCCCATCATTTACACAATCTTCAACAATGACTTTAGAAgatcattcaaaaaaatattgtgcagGAGGGATACCAGAAGATACATATGATTGACTCTATTTACACATACATTATACAGGTACAATTACAAATTATAATTGTGTATGCATCACTGGCTTGAGAACACGCTAGTTGTGATATCTTTTCCCAGGATGAAGTTCATGTGCAGCATTCTTTGAATTTATCCACCCATCACAGCTTCAACGCTGACTGAGATCTTACAGGGAGGTCTCAGCAGAGCAGaactttaaaaacatgttttattgtaaatttcatttttattttcataaaaagAGATGTCAGTTACGTGGTgaaatgtgttgtgtttcacaACATGTTGTACAAAATAACCTGTCTgaatatttgtctttatttgttaTGGATACACAGTTatgccttcttcttttttttcatgtgatgatgataatggtttGGGTGATCATTGAAAACATGTTGGCTCTATTAAGAATAAAAGCCATTTTCTGCACTGGTCTCAAGGCTCTAAAGTAAGTAAAAGCTCAGGTTGATGGCACTATGTCtgttctgacacacacattcacacacagtagATGCTGGGAAGCATGGGGAAAGGGAGGCCAGTTTGAACATTTTGTCTGAACCAAAATGTGAACACAAAATTGTGAAAAGATAACCTAAATGTTTAACCCACATGTCCTTTTGTGCTAGCCCTTTAAATGAACTCCAATAAAGGAGTGCAAATTCACTTCTGTTCAACCTGACCTTTACAAGGGATTAGCAAGGAGCTCAGCTCATGATGAGTCTACATGGAATATGTGAAATAATGGCATTCATGTACTTTGATACTTAGATTATTCTTAATTATGATTAGGTTTATATTAGTTGTCCCATCtccataacaaaatattttcttttaaagtttaCTTTTACTCACTCTTTGGCTCTGAGTCAGTTTATGAGTCAAGTTTGAATGAAAACACGGTTGTGATGCAAGGCACAGTAAAGTGGAGAAGTAACGGTTCGTTTGTTTTTTCGTGTCACCACAATATGTGTCATGTGAAGGAACGGAGCCTGTCAAACCAGAACCTGACTGACTGGTCTCACTCTAGTCTATTCCTTCTATCACTTCTGAAAGCATTAAACAGAGGTGTGACTACCATCTGTGTAGTAAATGCAGAGAATAAAGCTGTGGTGGGTATGTACCGTAAGTAAATACTTTCCTTTCAACAGTCAGTACTGTTCTTGTACAACATTACCCCTTTAAATGAGGGACAGTCTCAGCACCTCATCTAGCGGACTCTGTTGTGTGCTCATATTCAGCTGATGGTGTGCTCCCTGGCACGCTTGACTGTGCAACTCTGTGAGAAAGATGTGTGTGAGAATGCTCATGTATATTTACTGCACATGTAGACATACAAGGTGAACTCCCACCGGGAATGTAGGGTTGCAGTCATGCTAATGCTCCAGATTTAGTTTGATGTTTGACAAGATATAACGTAGAGAGGCAGCTTTTATAGATTAAAATATGACCGATGTTCAGCCATTTGAAAATTTCAAAAGATGGTATCCATTTCATAAAACTCAATTTGAAAGTGAGTTGAATAAAGTTAAGAGTAGAGGTTGTTAAAATTAATAACAAGTTAAATTTCCAAGTATGTCCTAATAGAGTACTATTCCATTACTTAAAAAATGTTGGAATAATTATTACTGCTGTCCTGCTTCCTCCATCATATTtgtattagtgctgtcaggtgattaaaaaaattaataaattacaggatttgtaattaatgaatctaattaatcgcattttaatctcatacctgctaaagacccccaaataaagaatttgaattctaggacatttcagaattgtagtgcatgactaatcaatagaatacaccaagaagagaagatctgaaatccacatttttattggttaagtgtgctttatgaatgaaattcaaaagaaaaaaggtcaagcacatcagcaaaccaattagaacaggtgcatttctcaaaaatgcaatacaaatacagttaaataaaataaataaaattcagaaataaaataaggctgagtctcaaacagggcggcacggtggcgcagtggttaggagtttgcatgctctccccgtgtctgcgtgggttctctccgggttctccggcttcctcccacctccaaaagcatgcacttcaggttgattggctcgtccaaaattgaccataggaatgagtgtgtgtgaatgattgtttgtttctatgtggctccgcagtacactggcgtagtgcccggagtgtcccccgcctcacgccctgagactgccaggatgggcactggctaccccgcgacctgcgttagcagattaagcgggttggaagatgaatgaatgaatgagtctcAAACAGGCACATAACTCTCTCAAAATCTCAatctctcaatcaaaatgaatactaaagatgactcaatacagcaattcaaaatgaatagtataacatgcctctaaataaggcaactaaatagcaagatgccaacaggcttttcctttaaaagggtaagctaacattacaggaactgacaacagacaactccgtgttcttgacatgttttgcatttaaatgatacgtcaagctggagctgcttcagtgataagaaaattctcttttacaaaaggtacaaatatcattattaataatactaataatgataataataatttaaatgatacgttaagctggagctgcttcagtgatatgaaaattctcttttacaaaaggtacaaatatcattattattattaataatactaataatgataataatataacaacaacaacaataataataataataataataataataataataataataataataataataataataataataataataataataataatggattagatttatatagcgctttctcAAAGACACTTCaaatcggatccattattcattcacttctcattcatacttgttgatggtaagctacgtgtgtagccacagctgccctggggcagactgacggaggcgtctacagcgcagattggcagcacagaatcactgcgtttttgttgatagtcccgtctttgttctttttagaaataaactttgcacccaaaggtccgagtgggcttgcctcgctctcctgtgtcgcgtccatctctgttgtcagtcaccctgcttctgactagtggcgcaggtacgaagtgacatcactgcagcctacgggtccctcaatgggccaaatttaaaatactttcgcattgacttgccactcacgattaattgcgttaatttttatagcgcgttaattaattcatctaattaaagcgttaaagtgacagccctaatttttattgaacaaaaatatattatcCACCATTAATACTTATGAAAAGGTTTGTTGACTGCACCCAAAACAAATTTGGTTCTCATACTGTTTACATTGTTGTTTGAATTTTGAGTTACATCACTCTCAATCTTATATcggtttttaaaaagtaatacatggaaaataaaaaccaacTTTTTCCTAATTTTACTCAACttaacgtctgtccaccacaaatattgttactgtaaaataattaagaataaaaacttATATCATTATTGGCCATAGCAACCCCTGTTATTGGCAAtgtggaagaagcagctgaagatgagatggtgACATACGAGGCAGCAGCAATGTTTATCCTCTATTATatcaaaaaatacaattttatagtttctaagcttaaaatagattcacagtaaccaaatattattgaaaaagTTTAGTCTGGggataaattaatttgacttGCTTCATTTCTCGTCTTACATCGCGTCCCCTGGAGCCAATTAAAGACATAAACTGAGGTATAATTAGCTATCACacagaaggaaggaaaagagcaaaaaggaaacaaaaaagaaacaggaactAAAATATAGAGGATAATATACCTATGAATGGAAAGGGGAAACAACTGATCATGAAGAATTTAATACACTAGCAGGAATTGAGTCAGAACAGTAATCTTCATACACAGAGatcaatatataataaaaacaatttattataataataataataataataataataataataataataataataatagatccATTTTTATAGGGCTTTTCATTAAGTCAAAAATGCTttacaaacagaaaagacaaatgaGACACAGAAACAGGTTAAATGGGTAGTGGAGGTTAAGatatgttaattaaaaaaaaacagttaaaagatTTTAACTATTTCTTGAAAGTCGGTAGTGCATCAGAGGCATGGATGTGTGGGGGGAGGTGGTTCCATGTCAAAGCCTTTTAACATGTCGAGGAAATCACTAGTGATTTTAGATTTATGTGAGTCTATGTAGATATTAAAGTCACCAAGGAGTAGTATGGACTAGAGTTGTGTAATGAATTCTGTGAAGGCAGAAATGAGTTGGTTTTGGGAGGGCAGTAAATTATAGAGATGGTCAAGAAAGTGGAGCTGTGAAGTTTGAAGATACGTTCAAAAGAGGAGACCGAaaagatggggggtggggggtgggagggggctgAGGCTTGGGAGTTTGCCAGTGGATGGTAGCAATACTCCAACCTTGGTCTTCAGGGCATAGTTTCTCCTTTTATGAGAATATGGGTGGTGGtttgaaatagtttttttgtctcGGTGAGACAGAGAACGTCCAATTTTGAGTTAGTTATGAATTCGTGGATTGTAAGACTTTTGTTGTAGTGGGATCTCACGAGTGAGTTTGAGAGGCTTCTGTTTTGGAGGAGGTGAGGTGGAATGGGGTTACTGggcacacaaatgcacacacgcacacacacacatctacaaatacacacacacacacacacacacacacacacacaaacacacacacacacacgtacacacaccctcTGGGAATTGTGGTATGGATCATCAGGTTAGAGTGCACATCCTTCTCCAAAAGGCAAAGCATGCTGTCCGAGTGCCGTAACCATtcaaagagacaaagacaaaatagtTCAAAAATCATACAGGACATACAGCAATACAATATACATACAATAATTTTGTAGTGGGGCATTGTGAGGGTGAATTTGCATTCAACTGAACTGTCTCACATTAAAGATGACAgtctgtgtttgcttgtgtgtgtgcgtgcgtgcgtgcgtgcgtgcgtgcgtgtgtgtgtgttggagggaCGAGGGTATATGGGATGGGGTAAAAAGGTCATGATGATAATGAGTACTAATGTAGCACCCACATGCGCCAGCTCTTTTTTTCAATGTGACATCCGCCTATTTGAGGTGGCTGCAATATAAACGACTATTCTGTGTTACTGATGACTCATTCCTGTTTCACCcacaattttatttgtttgtcacaAATGTGGCAATTTAAGATCGTTTTTGTCTTCAAAGTGATAAATCATCTAAGTGTATGCCACTGAAGTATGGTCATATTGTCAAACAGCTGGCTTACAGCTAATTGAATATGAAATTACTATAAAACTATGGAACAATTTGGACAAGGAAGTTAGTAGTCTTGGAACCCTATcagcctttttaaaaatgtataaagaaTTGACATTGTAAGGTTACAGAACCGATGGAAATGTTAGTTAACTCTTAATATTGGTTAATATGATCATAACATTGTtgtacagaaaatataagaacACTAGCAAGGTTAActtcttattttgaaaatccatAACATTGATAAAACTTGCTGTTGCATTGAAGAATGTCAATGAGACCATGCTCTTTGGTCACATTGGAACTAGTAAAGAATACTTTTCGGCCCTAAAAAGCAGCAGGACGAGATGGAGTCAGCCCCCATCCACTCAAGGCCTGCGCCGCTGAACTCGGTGAGCCACTACAACGGGTCCTCAACCTGAGCCTGCATCTCAGGAAGGTGCCTACCCTCTGGAAGACATCGTGCATCATTCCAGCCCAGCGAGCTGAATGATTTCAGACCGGTGGCGCTCACAtcgcatctgatgaagactctggagcggCTCTTCCTCAATCTCGTCAGGCCTCAGGAACAACATGCTGAGGACCCTTTACAGTTTGCATACCGGGAAAAGGTCGGCGTGGAGGacgccatcctccacatgctacacCGAGCCCACTTGCATCTGGACAAGGGCACTGTGAGGTCCTTTTCTGGATTTTTGaagtgcctttaacaccatccagtCCTGTATACCACCTGAAAAACTCCTGCAAATGCGAGTGGACCCCGgcctggttgcttggatccaAGACTACCTCACCAACAGACCGCAGTTtgtcaggctaaaggacgccacgtctgatactgtggtcagctgcatcggtgctccacaggggactgtcttgtccccaatcctcttctcccagTATATggcggacttctgctacaactcagaactgtgtcacatccagaagtgtgcag carries:
- the adra2a gene encoding alpha-2A adrenergic receptor, with amino-acid sequence MGFDNNTNQTLPDVAPYSLKLSLPLTVLVAIMILLTVFGNVLVVIAVFTSRALRAPQNLFLVSLASADILVATLVMPFSLANELMGYWYFGEVWCEIYLALDVLFCTASIAHLCAISLDRYWSITQAIEYNLKRTPRRIKCIIFIVWVIAAVISFPPLITMKKENNKKNPMCQINNDKWYVISSCIGSFFLPCVIMVLVYVRIYQIAKKRTRMPPGDRRQNDMSNRVTIGIANQKENGMVGEDAEEDLCHEKVNGEGDVELKGRVCGADEEKGEVNGVDLEESSTSDHKVNHSALKASKGKIKMSKIKMEPNNKGSRWKGRQNREKRFTFVLAVVIGVFVICWFPFFFTYMLMTLCESCPVPHTLFKFFFWFGYCNSALNPIIYTIFNNDFRRSFKKILCRRDTRRYI